One Thalassospira marina DNA window includes the following coding sequences:
- a CDS encoding LON peptidase substrate-binding domain-containing protein: MNICGPFDPDFSELPATLPVFPLSGALLLPRGHLPLNIFEPRYLNMIIDALGRDRMIGMVQPRHSEDLGNSNDNEADNSPALFDTGCIGRISAFSETDDGRFLITLTGVCRFDIARELPLAKGGYRAVECDYSRWRGDLDYAISSTDQPLNRSRLQRALDAYFAHHSLRSCWDTISDTDDEMLVTAIAMGCQLDPLEKQALLECPSLYDRGNMLTTLLEMACHPQTSKAAGN, from the coding sequence ATGAACATTTGCGGCCCATTTGATCCTGATTTTTCTGAACTGCCGGCTACCCTTCCGGTATTTCCGCTGAGCGGCGCCCTGTTGCTGCCCCGCGGTCATTTACCGTTGAATATTTTTGAGCCGCGCTATCTGAATATGATCATTGATGCCCTGGGCCGCGACCGCATGATCGGAATGGTGCAGCCGCGCCATTCCGAAGACCTTGGAAACAGCAATGACAACGAAGCCGATAATTCACCAGCTTTGTTTGATACCGGCTGTATTGGCCGCATTTCGGCATTCAGCGAAACAGACGATGGCCGCTTCCTGATCACACTTACCGGTGTATGCCGGTTTGACATTGCCCGTGAACTCCCGCTGGCCAAAGGCGGCTACCGTGCCGTCGAATGCGATTATTCGCGCTGGCGCGGTGACCTTGATTACGCCATTTCCTCGACCGATCAGCCCTTGAACAGATCACGCCTGCAACGCGCACTTGATGCCTATTTTGCCCATCATTCCCTGCGTTCCTGCTGGGATACGATCAGCGATACCGACGATGAAATGCTGGTAACAGCCATTGCGATGGGCTGCCAGCTTGATCCACTTGAAAAACAGGCTTTGCTGGAATGCCCAAGCCTGTATGATCGCGGCAATATGCTGACGACATTGCTGGAAATGGCATGCCATCCCCAAACCAGTAAGGCCGCCGGTAACTAG
- a CDS encoding gamma-butyrobetaine hydroxylase-like domain-containing protein: MTGNAFTPSHLPVEINYLKDDRILEIIWDDDQTTRLSAELLRVESPSAEVQGHHPSEKRIISGRKHVGIIDIEPVGQYAIKITFDDLHDSGIYSWHYLRELHENQDRLWQAYEQALKERGLSREPRKPA; encoded by the coding sequence ATGACCGGCAACGCTTTTACGCCCAGCCACCTCCCGGTCGAGATAAATTATCTCAAAGACGACCGGATACTGGAAATTATCTGGGATGATGACCAAACCACCCGCCTGAGCGCGGAGCTTTTGCGCGTCGAAAGCCCATCTGCCGAAGTCCAGGGGCATCACCCGTCTGAAAAGCGGATTATTTCCGGCCGCAAGCATGTCGGGATTATCGATATCGAGCCTGTTGGCCAATATGCGATAAAAATTACGTTCGATGACCTGCATGACAGCGGCATTTACAGCTGGCATTACCTGCGCGAACTGCACGAAAACCAGGACAGGCTCTGGCAGGCTTATGAACAGGCGCTGAAAGAACGCGGCCTGTCTCGCGAGCCCCGCAAACCAGCCTGA
- a CDS encoding prolyl-tRNA synthetase associated domain-containing protein, with translation MDDPSTPLFDYLEKLGIDVSTVEHAPLFTVEESQSLRGDLPGMHSKNLFLKDKKGELWLVVAEEDRAIRLNHLHKKLGCNRLSFGNADLLLKVLGVVPGSVTPFALINDTSKQVKVAFDEAFFASEDTLLNFHPLRNDRTTAISPAGLLKFVTSLGYAPQMLNLEDEIAQSD, from the coding sequence ATGGACGATCCATCTACCCCGTTGTTTGATTATCTGGAAAAATTGGGAATCGACGTCAGCACGGTCGAGCATGCACCGCTTTTCACCGTCGAAGAATCGCAGTCACTGCGTGGCGATCTTCCGGGTATGCACAGCAAGAACCTGTTCCTGAAAGATAAAAAAGGCGAACTTTGGCTGGTTGTTGCCGAAGAAGACCGTGCCATCCGTCTTAATCACCTGCACAAGAAGCTGGGCTGTAACCGCCTGTCATTTGGCAATGCCGATTTGCTGCTTAAGGTTCTGGGTGTTGTTCCGGGTTCGGTCACACCCTTTGCGCTGATCAATGATACATCAAAACAGGTGAAGGTTGCCTTTGATGAGGCCTTTTTTGCCAGCGAAGATACGCTGTTGAATTTTCACCCGCTGCGCAATGACCGCACCACCGCAATTTCCCCGGCCGGCCTGCTCAAATTTGTAACCTCGCTGGGCTATGCGCCACAAATGCTCAATCTTGAAGACGAAATTGCGCAAAGCGACTGA
- a CDS encoding putative bifunctional diguanylate cyclase/phosphodiesterase, whose product MYWATSEADRVATARQLYLLDQSQSETRRLIPYEQESTTVWDESVVAARAWDTAWLNNNLGSWMHDYYGFADLYVLDPRDIPVLVFREQSGLEAHIDPAFEAILYPMVDRLRQRMRDGEEPADPKSNTLGEIALDMVDGHPSIISVKPIVSDTGKIRQKAGSEFLHVAVQRLDAPEYLSDLERKYLFEHLRFSSVNDAVGAENTYPMITSDGRTIGYFVWQPYRPGSTVMAYISPMLVVLSVGLVMIVFGFMTLMHRRLSSQYATEAKMRHMVMHDSLTGLPNRVHFNQRVDEELEQLDPAGKSGIALLFLDLNGFKQVNDSFGHTLGDKLIYEFGRRLTSLSRERDAVARVGGDEFTLMLTGIRQREDVERFCRRLIELARMPFNIEGQQLFVGLSVGYAFAPEHGCDRNELLRKADVALYHAKMNGRNDFAGFDVEMDVLLRNRRRVETDLREALVSLDQFRVHYQPVYNAVDGVLTGFEALMRWQHPARGWVSPEFFIPVAEESGLIRDIGQYVLQTACEAALKWPEQSIAVNVSIIELQDVDYVKKLAAVLSATGLAPERLELEVTETAVVTAGTCEENLKAIRKMGVKVALDDFGTGFSSLGRLTQIDVDRIKIDKTFIHGFDQSDSDKAMVRAIVELARATRLATTAEGVENVAQVEFLQAIGCDALQGFYFSPAVPADKVPELLAAKPALPSPAARESVNRILGR is encoded by the coding sequence GTGTATTGGGCAACCAGCGAAGCCGACCGGGTCGCAACCGCGCGCCAGCTTTACCTGCTTGACCAGTCGCAAAGCGAAACACGCCGCCTGATCCCCTATGAACAGGAAAGCACGACGGTCTGGGATGAGTCGGTTGTGGCGGCCCGGGCCTGGGATACGGCCTGGCTGAACAATAATCTTGGGTCGTGGATGCATGATTATTACGGATTCGCCGATCTTTACGTGCTGGATCCCCGTGATATTCCCGTCCTTGTCTTTCGCGAGCAAAGCGGGCTTGAAGCCCATATTGACCCGGCATTCGAGGCGATTTTGTATCCCATGGTCGATCGCCTGCGCCAGCGTATGCGCGATGGCGAAGAGCCGGCAGACCCCAAAAGCAATACATTGGGCGAAATCGCCCTGGATATGGTCGATGGTCACCCATCCATCATCAGCGTCAAACCCATCGTATCGGATACCGGCAAGATCCGGCAAAAAGCGGGCAGCGAGTTTTTGCATGTCGCGGTTCAGCGGCTTGATGCCCCGGAATATCTAAGCGATCTGGAACGTAAATACCTGTTCGAGCATTTGCGGTTTTCGTCGGTCAATGATGCGGTTGGGGCAGAAAACACCTATCCGATGATCACAAGTGATGGCCGCACGATTGGCTATTTTGTCTGGCAGCCCTATCGGCCCGGTTCCACCGTGATGGCCTATATCTCGCCGATGCTGGTGGTGCTGAGCGTTGGTTTGGTGATGATTGTGTTTGGCTTCATGACGCTGATGCATCGCCGCCTGAGCAGCCAGTACGCGACCGAAGCCAAAATGCGCCATATGGTGATGCATGACTCGCTTACCGGCCTGCCAAACCGCGTGCATTTTAACCAGCGGGTAGATGAGGAACTGGAACAGCTTGATCCGGCAGGGAAATCCGGGATCGCACTTCTGTTTCTTGATTTAAATGGCTTCAAGCAGGTCAACGATTCGTTTGGTCATACCCTGGGCGATAAGCTGATTTATGAATTTGGCCGTCGCCTGACGTCGCTTTCGCGGGAACGCGATGCGGTTGCCCGTGTCGGGGGCGATGAATTTACCCTGATGCTGACCGGTATTCGCCAGCGCGAGGATGTAGAGCGTTTTTGCCGCCGCCTGATCGAACTGGCGCGCATGCCCTTTAATATTGAGGGGCAGCAGCTTTTTGTTGGTTTAAGTGTCGGTTATGCCTTTGCGCCTGAACATGGCTGTGATCGCAACGAATTGCTGCGCAAGGCCGATGTTGCCCTTTACCACGCCAAAATGAATGGCCGGAACGATTTTGCCGGTTTTGATGTGGAAATGGACGTGTTGCTGCGTAATCGCCGCCGCGTTGAAACCGATTTGCGCGAAGCCCTGGTGTCGCTGGATCAGTTCCGTGTGCATTACCAGCCTGTCTATAATGCAGTTGACGGTGTCCTGACCGGGTTTGAAGCCCTTATGCGCTGGCAGCATCCGGCGCGCGGCTGGGTATCGCCCGAATTTTTCATTCCTGTGGCCGAGGAATCCGGCCTGATTCGCGATATTGGCCAATATGTGCTGCAAACCGCGTGCGAGGCGGCCCTGAAATGGCCGGAACAATCCATTGCTGTCAATGTTTCCATCATTGAATTGCAGGATGTGGATTATGTGAAAAAGCTGGCTGCCGTTCTGTCGGCAACCGGGTTGGCACCTGAACGGCTGGAACTGGAAGTAACCGAAACGGCCGTTGTTACGGCAGGTACCTGCGAAGAAAACCTGAAAGCCATTCGGAAAATGGGCGTGAAGGTTGCGCTGGATGATTTTGGCACCGGCTTTTCATCGCTGGGCCGCCTGACCCAGATTGATGTGGACCGTATCAAGATCGATAAAACCTTCATTCATGGTTTTGATCAGTCTGACAGTGACAAGGCAATGGTTCGGGCCATTGTCGAACTGGCCCGTGCCACCCGCCTTGCCACCACGGCAGAAGGGGTTGAAAACGTCGCACAGGTGGAATTCCTGCAGGCGATTGGCTGTGATGCGCTACAGGGTTTTTATTTCTCGCCTGCTGTTCCGGCCGATAAGGTACCCGAATTGCTGGCAGCAAAGCCGGCCCTTCCGAGCCCGGCGGCAAGGGAATCGGTCAATCGGATACTGGGCCGTTAA
- the trxA gene encoding thioredoxin, whose protein sequence is MSLILDPNSSAPAAPAGADSDLIKDSGIETFMQDVIEPSMEGPVVVDFWAPWCGPCKTLTPTIEKITREAGGRVKLVKIDIDKNQDLAMQLRIQSVPTVYAFKGGRPVDGFQGAQPESEVRAFFERIVGGPIESPIEILLEKAHEALAADDATTAYGLYGNVLEREPENDTALGGVLRCMVAMGEVEHARGFVDDMDDRTRLKGPVAAAISALELAESGFSSADLDAARAAAEANPDDLQARFDLGMALFAANKRDEAVQAMIAIIRKDRGWNDDGARAQLIKFFEAWGPMDPASVAGRRALSTVLFA, encoded by the coding sequence ATGTCTCTTATTCTTGATCCCAACTCCTCAGCCCCAGCCGCGCCAGCCGGGGCCGATTCTGACCTGATCAAGGATTCCGGCATCGAAACATTCATGCAGGATGTTATCGAACCCTCGATGGAAGGCCCCGTTGTTGTTGATTTCTGGGCGCCCTGGTGCGGCCCGTGTAAAACGCTGACACCGACAATTGAAAAGATCACCCGCGAAGCTGGCGGGCGGGTCAAACTGGTTAAAATTGACATCGATAAAAACCAGGACCTGGCCATGCAATTGCGCATCCAGTCAGTTCCGACGGTTTATGCCTTCAAGGGCGGCCGGCCTGTGGATGGTTTCCAGGGCGCGCAGCCCGAAAGCGAGGTTCGCGCCTTTTTTGAACGCATCGTTGGCGGCCCGATCGAAAGCCCGATCGAAATTCTGCTGGAAAAGGCCCACGAAGCCCTGGCAGCGGATGACGCCACGACCGCCTATGGCCTTTATGGCAATGTGCTGGAACGCGAACCGGAAAATGATACAGCCCTTGGCGGCGTTTTGCGCTGCATGGTGGCGATGGGCGAAGTTGAACATGCGCGCGGCTTTGTCGATGACATGGATGACCGCACCCGCCTGAAAGGCCCGGTTGCCGCCGCTATCAGCGCCCTTGAACTTGCTGAATCCGGTTTCAGCAGCGCAGACCTGGATGCGGCCCGTGCCGCAGCCGAAGCAAACCCCGACGACCTTCAGGCAAGGTTTGATCTGGGAATGGCCCTGTTTGCGGCCAACAAACGCGATGAAGCCGTGCAGGCCATGATCGCCATCATCCGCAAGGACCGCGGATGGAATGACGACGGGGCACGCGCCCAGCTTATCAAATTTTTCGAGGCTTGGGGCCCGATGGATCCGGCAAGTGTTGCCGGCCGGCGCGCCCTTTCAACGGTACTATTTGCATGA
- a CDS encoding OmpW/AlkL family protein: protein MRLINTLKAAGAAAILVAAAAASIAPASADDMGFKGKSAGDILVRGRIVGVVPDENIKSDSLGGEGNVDNDVIPELDFSYFITDNIALELIAGTSKHDVSWNTGASDLDLGSVRLLPPTLTLQYHFLSKERFSPYIGAGVNYTFFYDSKPGQFQEVKYDNGFGYAFQAGFDYAISGPWSLNVDVKKIFLNTDVSVNTGAGTVKADADLDPWLFGIGIGYRF, encoded by the coding sequence TTAAAGCTGCCGGTGCAGCTGCTATTCTGGTTGCGGCTGCTGCTGCTTCGATCGCTCCGGCTTCGGCTGACGATATGGGCTTTAAAGGCAAGTCCGCTGGCGACATTCTGGTCCGTGGACGTATCGTCGGCGTTGTTCCGGATGAAAACATCAAAAGTGATTCGCTTGGCGGTGAAGGCAACGTTGATAACGACGTTATCCCGGAACTCGACTTTTCCTATTTCATTACCGACAATATCGCACTCGAGCTGATCGCTGGTACGTCCAAACATGATGTAAGCTGGAACACTGGTGCTTCGGATCTTGATCTGGGTAGCGTCCGTCTGCTGCCGCCGACCCTGACCCTGCAGTACCACTTCCTGAGCAAAGAACGTTTCAGCCCGTATATCGGCGCTGGTGTCAACTACACGTTCTTCTATGACTCCAAGCCGGGTCAGTTCCAGGAAGTCAAATATGACAATGGCTTTGGTTATGCATTCCAGGCCGGTTTTGACTATGCCATCTCTGGTCCGTGGTCTTTGAACGTTGACGTCAAGAAGATCTTCCTGAACACCGACGTTTCGGTCAACACTGGTGCAGGCACTGTTAAAGCTGATGCGGATCTTGATCCGTGGCTGTTCGGTATCGGTATCGGTTACCGCTTCTAA
- a CDS encoding Trm112 family protein produces MTTANQSPVDPKLLEMLLCPVTKDTLEYDRENSELISRKAGLAYPIRDGIPIMLPDEARVIED; encoded by the coding sequence ATGACGACCGCAAACCAAAGCCCGGTTGATCCGAAACTGCTGGAAATGCTGCTATGCCCGGTAACCAAGGATACGCTGGAATATGACCGGGAAAACAGCGAACTGATCAGCCGCAAGGCTGGCCTTGCCTATCCGATCCGTGATGGCATTCCCATCATGCTGCCCGACGAAGCCCGCGTCATCGAAGACTGA